The DNA region GGACCCGGAGGGGCCTCCCGCGTCGGCGGGGACCTAGCACCCTCCCCGCGAGCCcggccctcccctctcctccctccccagggtaTCCTGCGGGCAGCCTCCGCTGACTCAGCGTAAGCCGAGCCGCCGAGGGCGGCGGGGCCGGGCCAGTCCGCCCGGGGTTAATTGCTCCCTCGGCacgtcccctccctccctgccgccCCGCCCCCGGGGAGAAGTCTCCGGCTCGGAACGGGCTGCCACAGCCGAACGGCCGGAGGGCGCCAGGCGGGAGCTCGAGGCCGATGCCGGGCGCAGCATGACCGCCATCGCGGTGCAGGTAGCCGGGGCCCCGCGGGGCGCTGCGCCGGCCCTCCGCGGGCGGGCCGAGTAGGAAGGTGCTCCGCGCATAAAGCGAGGTCCAGCAGCGGCCGGGGGTGCGAGTGCTCTGCCGAGCGCGCCCCCGCCGCAAACGTGGGGTTCGGAGGAAGGCGGGCGGGAAGTGACCCGGAGCGCCGGTCCCCCGACGCCGCTCCTGAGGCTTGGACTCTGCTTGCGGCCCACTCTGCAAGCACTTGAGGCTTCCAGATTTCTTTTGGAGGATTTTTCTGCGTCTCTGCCTCACACTGGGATCACCAGTGTCTGCCGATTAGGTTCGCCAAAGGGGGCTCCTCTTTTTTAAGGATGCACCTCTGGTGTGGATTATAGACAGAATCCACTTGCAAAGTGAGACTTGCCGTATGTAATGTGAGGATGCGTCTCCGGAAAAGCCAGAACTTTCTTGGTTGGGGGCTAGAAAGACCACCTCTCCTCCCCAAAACTGAGTCTGGGGTGCTGGGGTTTGGGATGGACTCGCTGGGGCAAGCGGACACCTCAGAGAAAAGGCTGAAGGCAGGGGAGGGCCCTCATTCTCGAAGGTTTGGTTTCTTAGAGCGGTGCAAGATGTTTACGTTGGCTGGGAGCCTGCCGCTCCCCTCGGGCGTGCTGCTCCCCGGAGGTAAGTCGGTCGGTGGCGGGACCGCTACCCTGCTGGCGAGCTTCCTCTCCGCGGAGGCTTTCCACCAGCCCGCCTCCTCCAGAGCCTTCCGATTGTACTGTCCTGACCACTAGAGAGGCTCACGGACTGCTTGCTAGTACTCAGACCCCCACCACCGCGACTCCGGTAGATACTGCCccgcccattttacagatgaggtaactgaggctcagaggttaagtaacctgACCATGACCAGCTAAGCGACAGAACTGAGATACAAAACCAGGCCTGGTTAGCTGAAAGCCCCACTCACCCTTTCGCATTTCCCTAACAGGAGAAACCCAACCCACAGGCCACCATCAAACTCCCTTCCAGCTAGGACCAGTAGTTTGAGGGGGGACAGGGTGTGAGGGGCTGTTGCAAATTTCTCCTCTGTTCTGGGGCGTAATCTTGAGTCCTGACAGGCGGTCTTCTGGGATAGGCCCTGGAGGAAGGGGACAGGCAGTGAGGAGGGTGGGACCGGGTGTGGTCTCCCCTGTCTAGGAGCTGGCTGTCCAGTTGAGTAGAGAGACTTGTAAACAGGATTCGGAAGAAGTACCAGGAAGTGAGAGCTAAATTAAGAGATGCAAAAGTTGTCGGTGGGATTAACTGCGGGTGGGGGGTAGGGATGGCTTTTTGCTGGCTGGAAGGGGCAGGAAGACTGAGAACGAGGAAAGGGGACCAAGTtgtgggaggaagagggaggaggCCAGGGGGAGTGGAGGTGAAGCCCTGGGTTCTCTTCCCCAAGGGGGCAGGCACTGCTTCTGCAGGACGTAAGTAGCTTGGCCTAGAGGCCCCTATCCAACGTTACAAGCACTTGAGGTGATGGCTTATTTCAGCCCACTACTCCACAGGACTAGGCAGCTATTGTTACCTccatttataggtgaggaaaccaaGAGATAGAGAGGGTTTCAGTAACTTGCCAGAGGTAAAGGGCTAGAAAGAAGACTGGCAGGCTTGTGTGCCGCCTGCCTGACCAGTGACTGGGTTATGCATGCAAGGCTGGGCAGCAGGTCCAGGGACAGTGGTAGGCTAACACCTTTATGGAGCTGTTGAAGAAATTTCTGGCTAATGATGGTGAGGGCCTGACCTGCACCAGAGTGGGGGGAGGTGAGAGCAGGTATGGACCCTTGTTGGGAGGTGGAGAATGAGTAGTGAGCAGCCTGACTGGGGGCCAAGGGGAGCAGATGGGGTCCTGGTTGTAGAGGAAGAGAAGACATTGGCATTGGACTCTGGTCCAGGAGGCTCAAGTGACACTGGTCTACGACTAGAAATCATCCAGGGTTAcagttgaaaaaaagaaaacgcTTACCTTTTTTAAAGCAGAAGTCAAGGCCCTAAAGAGATTAAAGTAGCCAGCCCATGGTCACAGAGCTGGGAGCAGCAGGTCAGAGGCAGGACTAGATAGCCCTCCTTCCCTCTTGCCCAGTGCCCTGCACTGACCACACTACTTCCTGGCCACCCTCCAGGAGAGGATTTGAAGTCCTGGATCACTGAAAGCCAGCAGAGGTTCCTGCAGCTGGAGTGTGTGAAGGGTGGTGAGGAAGGAAGACTCCAATGTGCATTATTGTTTTTACTAAGAGCTCCCCAAGGACCTTTATATACacaatcttatttaatcctcaggaGGTGTGGTGGGGGTCAGAGTTCAAATGAAGTCTTGCCTTGGGATGGGAGGGAGAAGATAAATGACATAAGCTGTCTTATCTTTCTGATCCCAGTGTGGTGTCTGAGGACCTGTAAATTGAAGTCCAGTCTGTGCCCAGGACAGGTGGGGCTGCAGGAGCAATAGGACATGCCTGTTTCCCAGGCAACAAGAGGTCAGGGGTCAAAGGTTTCTGGATCCTCTGTTCTTGTGACTTGTTCCCAGCATCTGGGGTTCTCCCATCCTAGGACCTTATCAACCTCTAGGGGTGTTAGAGTCCTGCTAAGTGCCTTCATGGCTACTGCTGTCCCAAAGGGATCAACAGTGCCATTTTTTAGATAAGAAAATAAGGGCCAAAGAGTTTAAGAAACCATCCATGGACAAACACCATTAGTGATTTGTAGACACTAGAGGTTCCATAGTTTCcttggtttgtttttaatgaaatgtaATACAGACCATAGACTCCCAGTATCTCCAGCAGGTAACAGGGAACTGTTGTGGTTGAAGTGAGGAAGGGGCCCTGGTCGCCCTGCTTCCCCACTGTAGATAGCAAGGGTCACAGTTTGAGACCCACAGCCCAGACTTCACCTGGGTGTGCTTTACAGCATCCCTGGCTGCCTTTGGCTCAGGATCTGAGTTGGGGTCCTGATCCCATGGGCATTCCCATATGCTGTAATCATTTTCCTGGCCAGTAATACTGAGCCCTTAACACATACACCCTGTACTTGGAAGGCCCAACTCAGTATTTATGACTGCATCCCATGCCCTGCAGATGATCCACTGTCCAGGAGCCAGCACAGACTTTATAGTGATTTAGATGAGTAATCTTAGGCAAGTCACCTGACCTCTGCATCACACAGTTTCCCTCTTCACATAACCCTCACAGAGCTTTCTACTCTACCAACCTCACCGCTTTAGGAGTAAATAGAACCAGGGTAATactgtttatcaactatacttaagtaaaataattagtaagaaaaaaagtaaataggACCCTACTTAGGCAAAAGTGCTAAAAGcaaaggggtgggtgggggtccTTATTTATGTATCCCTGGGGCTGTAAGTAGTGATAGCTCCTGCATGGTGGGCAAGTTGGGAGCAGCCTGCTGTTCTGCGGGGGTGCTGACCATAGCAGTCTCCCAGGAGCCTAGCTTTGCTGTCTGTCCCACACTGATGTGTGTAGCCGACGTGCATCTGGAAGCCTCAATTTGCACATGGCAATGGGTGCACCCCATAGTCCCTGCTCAGTTTCCCGGCAGTGACTGTTACACGTGAGCTGTTCGGCTTACTTTCCAAACTGGGGAGTAACCTGGCTTGCTTCCATGCACACCGTAAGAGTGTAATTTAACTTATGAATGGGCAGGAGATTTGGTTTAAAGGGACCTTCAGGTGGGAGTGACAGTGTTACAAACTCAACTGATCATATATTCCATGGCTGATCTTGGGCACCCACTGAATGCCCAGGTCAAGCTCTGTGCCAGGTACTAGGGACACAGCAGTGTCTAAATGTGAGGACCCACCTAATTGGAGAGCACAGTCTCTTGAGATAGACAATATGTAACTACAGATTGGAAGAGTGGATAGCATGCAGTCAGAacagtgaagaaaacaaataggtgCCTGATGGAAAATGATGAGAGGGGACCTGGTTTGGGTTGGATAGGCAGGTGGCATTCTGAGGAGGTGATATTCAGCTGTGACATGAATGGAGAAAAGGAGGCAGGCTGGAGAGGCCAGTGGGTCTGAAGAAGGTTCTGGGCTTGTCCTAGCGTCAAAGGGGCTGCTGTGCCTGAGGGAGGTGGCCAGGGAGAGTGCTGGAGGATGAAGTTGGACAGGAAGCCAGGTCAGATCATGCAGAGTTTTTGGTCAGTGGCAAGAAGTTTTACTCTTAGAAAtacttctttcttttgctttctggGTTGGGGGTTTGGAAATGTCACCTGGGTGATATGCCGGGGGTGTGAGATAAGGGACACCTCCCCTGGACCCCTGGCCTCACTTGCTGGGAGAGAGGTGGATGCATTCTTCCAGTGCCGAAACCAGGGCTGAAGGAGAGCCTCCGTGGTTTCCCCACACTGGGAAACTGCTAGAACAGATAGTTTGGTTGGCAAGTTCTGGGTGGGGTGCAGGCTGAGCAAGACTGAGGGCAAGGTGCAAATATTACTTTAAGTACTGAGGGAAACAAGGTAATAATAACACAGTCCTGGGCCAAATGTGTAAGTGCAGAACCAGCTGGGTGGTTCCACATTGGAAGTGTACAGGGACGTCCTAGGGAGAGTGAGGGAAGTTTTGCATACAAAGCTGCAAGCTGAAGGTCACAGTAGTCAGGCCAGACAAGTTTTCTGAATTCAGAATGGGCTAGGATTTATCTGCCAGTCAATGGAATTTTGATTTCTTACTCATGATAAAGATCATTGAAGATAAAAGGTCAGGGAACTCTTCTGCCTTTTGAATAACTGGACAGTTTATGCTTATAGGTTTTGAATGGAGAACAGGGAGCAGTAGAATGAGGGAAGGATtccccagagaaggtgggtctgtGCTGAAAGACTGGGGAGGAAGCTATTTGTGAAGATGGCATTCCGGGTGTCCCGGAAGGCTGGAGCGTAAGATAGGCTGTGGGAAGCTGGAAGGCATGTTCAGGGTGTTCCCGAAGAGGTTGGAAGGAGTGTGGCAGGGCCCTCCCTGACATACTGTGGCTATGGTGTCTTCCAGGCCCAGAGGCTGCTGGCCCATAGGATGCCCCACCGGTCCTTCTTCGAATCCTTCATTCGGACCCTCATCATCGCGTGTGCTGCCCTGGCTGTGGTCCTTTCCTCCATCGCCATCTGTGATGGCCACTGGCTCCTGGCTGAGGACCGCCTCTTTGGGCTGTGGCATTTCTGCACCACCTCCAACCAGACTGGTCTACTCTGCCTCAGGGACCTGAGTCAGGCCCGTGTGCCTGGGCTGGCCACGGGCATGGTTCTAGCCCGCAGCACGGGCGCCTTGGCTGTGGTGGCCGCCATTTTTGGCCTGGAGCTCCTCATGGTGTCTCAGGTGTGTGAGGACCTCCACGCACGTCGCAAGTGGGCCATGGGCTCTGTCCTGCTCCTTGTCTCGTTCGTCCTCTCCTCTGGGGGGCTTCTGAGCTTTGTGGTCCTCCTCAGGAACCAGATCATGCTCACTGGCCTCACCTTGATGTTCTGGTGTGAGTTCACCTCctgctttctcttcttcctgaatGCCATCAGCGGCCTCCACATCAACAGCATCACCCATCCCTGGGGCCAACCAAGGAAATTTTAAACACCCCCCCTCACCCCAAGGAACTCAGATTCTACAAGATCAGCATGGGACTTTTCCAAATGTGACttctggtgggggaaggggtgggaCAATGACCTTGAAACTGTTGCCTCTTAGCCAATAATCTTTGGGTGGTTGTCCAGAAATGGTACAGGGCCCTTTGCAGCTGGTCTGCTGGGCCAGACACCAAGAGAGTGCTTCAGTGCTACCAGCTGCGCAGACTTAGCCAAGTTTATTAGGATGTTGATTTTAGAAGaagaaacaattttaaaacttCTTCTTGAGTCCTTCTTCCCAGGAAGGGAATAGACTTAGAAGCAGCTTGAGTAACTGATGCCCAGGACGGTTGCACAGCCAAGTTGAGGTTCACACCTGTTTTATTGACTCAGCTGGCATATGGGCTGTAGGGTTCCTGGGCCTCCTAGGGTTGCTGACTGGGTTGTTCTTCCAGCTAAGAGTGCAGTCAGTGTCTAGAACTTCCACCAGCTCAGGAGACCTTTGTCCACATTGACCTGCTTTCCCTACAGTCATGCTGGTGGTGGGGTCGGTGGGGTGGGCAGAGTTCAGGCTTCCTTCAAAATTttttgcacatagtaggtataaacAATTTTATGTGACTTGATGCCTGCCATTTACAGACTCTCTAACCCCTGGATAACCCCAGGTTCCAGTAGCTGCTTGTCCCTTTAGGGACTTGCCTTAACTCTTGAAGAGTTTTTGAGCAAGCCTCCAGGGGGCCCACCTGCCTTCTAACACAAAATGCTCCCTTAGGTGAGCATGTTTGGGTGTTTGCATGTCCTTCTTTGGAAAGGGTCAGATGGCCTTAAGGTACCATTTTTGATCCTAGAACACATTTCAAAGAGCACAAAATTGGACCTGCTAGACTCCAGGGGGTAAAGGGTGGACCTTGGGTGATGATTAACAACCATCCTGGGGATGGATGCAGGTGAAGGGGACCAGTAACCAGTGGAGATTTCCATCCTTACCAGGATATCTGCATTTTCATACATGAAATTGCCCCCTTTGCAGCCCCTTTTCTGCCCAGTAAGGTGAAGTTGTCCTCAGCACATCTCATTCTACCCTAGCCCCTTCGCCCTCCCCCAACTGATGAATTCTGGCCTTCATTCTGGCTGCTGCTGAGCACATGGGTTTTTGGTCTCTGCTGTGCCCTATCACTGTAGGTCCCCTTCCTGGGCTGGGTGCCTATACCTAcctcttgtgtttttttaaagacttattcCAAGCTGTGTGGAGTCCATGGGGATCACTTGAGAAAGGTGTGGACCAGTCAGTTTTTCAGAGAACAGAGCTCATCAACCACACAGGCTGGGTTCCTAGCCCTGGAAAGTGGGCACCTGGTCTTTCACTCCAGAGTATACAAGCTGTAAAGGGGAGGCCTCCTGTCTCTGCAGGGGGAGGTGCAGAGGCGGGGCCCAGAGAGGGACAGTACTTGTCCAGTGTCACAGAAAGCCATGACTAGAGCTGGGCCCACCCACCAGCGAGGTGCCCTTTCCTCTATGCTGGGGGAAGAGACATCTCTGTTTCTGTTGTCTAGGATGCTTTCACCAGAGCACTAGTAGGCTCTGTTTTACAAAAGGATTCAAATATTTAGTTCTCTTTAATCCTCATGTGGCTGGCAGGGAGGGAGTAGTGATTTTCAAGGGAACTGAGATTAAAGGGTGGGGTTAAAATCCCCACTGGGGCAAGGGGAAAGGCAGTCCCCATAACACAGACACTGCTTGGGAGCATGGGGATTTGAAACCAAAGCTCTGGACTGAAATTCTGCCATTTCCTTCCTTGGGAAAGTCACAGGACCTTGGTGAACTTATCATTGTTCCATCAAATGGGATCATGTCTCATTTCCTCCTTACCTGCTTCTAGGGCTGCAGCTAACAGAGAAAAAGCAGTAAGAACAGAGGGGTGCCTCATACTGTGTTAGGGTTACCAAAAGGCAGCTGGGGCTCTTGGGCTGTCCTGACTGCCTCTGACTTGATCAGATTAATTCAGCTGTTGTCTTGAAGGCTCGGGTGAGAGCTACTGGACAGGGAATTGCAGCGATGGGAGGGGAGGGTCCTCCTAGGACCCTAGCAGGGGGTCAGGAAAGCCCCATCCTCCTCTAGAAAGGGGTAGGAAACTGAACCAGAGCAACCTCTTTCACTCTGTGTTTCAAGGTCGAGAAGAGTGACAAATACAGACAAAATCTCACCCAGCTACCATATATTTCCCTGCCCCGTCTGGGCCCCCAAACTGCCCTTCCCagaacacaacagacccaagtcCCAGGCCCTCTTCCCGCCCTGTGGTGCCCCAAGTTCCTTGTTCTGAGGAATTATCTCCACCTCACCCCCAAAGCCAAGGCCTGGAAAAGGGCCTCAGCCACAGGAAGAAGCCTGTGGGCAGACAGGCCATCCAGCAGCGTTACCCCTCCCCGGACCTGTCCTGGCCTCCATCCTCTCAGATGACACTGGTCCTGCAGGAGCCCCGGCTCTGCTCTGAGGGGCTGGCCTTGGTACTGTGGGTGAGGCCGCTGATGCCATTGCTGGAGGAGGAGCCGAGGGCCACAGGGCACAGGGGGAGCCCACGGAAGTGCCACTGCCTCCACTTCTTCTGAACCTCCAGCTGCACCTGTCCCCGGAGAACAGCTGTCAACCAGGGAGCAGAGCCCCATGTGCTGAGTCCCACTCACTCCTGCCCAGCAGTCATGCCTTCCCCTCCCCTGCAGGCCACACTGACCGTTTCCAGCCCCCACACCCAGTAGGTACTGAGGTCCCTGCTCCTGGACCTGCTGTGTCTCTACATGCAACCCGGAAAAGGGGCTGTGGTTGTTCCACAAACTCAGAATTCAACATCCAGACCATCACATGGGATGATGAAGCATTCCCATGGAGCCACCCCAGCTCAGGACTTATATGGGGGCCATGATTGCTCTTTGGATATTTTCTTCATGGTCCCCAGTTTTAGCAGCAAAACTTTTGAGGTTAGGCTTGATGCTTGTGTTTTGGAAAATATTAGAGGTTGTTCCCATTCAAGTGTGCTAAAAATCAATAGGGGGGCCATCACAGGAAAGCCTTACATGTGTGAAATACCAGATGCAACTAAGGACTGCCCAGCTGCTGCATGCCAGGAGGCTGGTATGCTGACCCAAATGCTCTGGGCAAGGGCAGAGACCTTAGGCCAAGGTGCAGCCCCCAAGTCACTCACTTCACAGGGGGCAAGACTGAGACCCAAAGAAGGGCAGTGCTGGAGATCACCCGTCAAGCAA from Manis pentadactyla isolate mManPen7 chromosome 8, mManPen7.hap1, whole genome shotgun sequence includes:
- the TMEM37 gene encoding voltage-dependent calcium channel gamma-like subunit, with protein sequence MTAIAVQAQRLLAHRMPHRSFFESFIRTLIIACAALAVVLSSIAICDGHWLLAEDRLFGLWHFCTTSNQTGLLCLRDLSQARVPGLATGMVLARSTGALAVVAAIFGLELLMVSQVCEDLHARRKWAMGSVLLLVSFVLSSGGLLSFVVLLRNQIMLTGLTLMFWCEFTSCFLFFLNAISGLHINSITHPWGQPRKF